The Blautia hydrogenotrophica DSM 10507 genome window below encodes:
- a CDS encoding NfeD family protein, which yields MTPMIWLGLVAVLLLAEAMTVGLTTIWFAGGALVAAIASFFQVNLVIQVLLFLVISLVLLIFTRPWAIRFMNSNREKTNVDSLIGESAVILEKVDNLKETGKAQVRGMEWTVRTEKDEETVEKGEVVTIVKVQGVKLIVKRRKEEIL from the coding sequence ATGACTCCGATGATATGGTTAGGGCTGGTAGCGGTGCTGCTACTAGCGGAGGCAATGACAGTCGGCCTTACGACGATTTGGTTCGCCGGGGGCGCTTTGGTGGCAGCTATCGCTTCTTTTTTTCAGGTGAATCTGGTTATTCAAGTACTCCTATTTTTGGTGATATCCTTGGTATTGCTGATTTTTACGAGACCTTGGGCCATCCGGTTTATGAATTCCAACAGAGAAAAGACAAACGTGGACAGTCTGATCGGAGAAAGCGCAGTGATTTTGGAAAAAGTCGACAACTTGAAAGAGACGGGAAAGGCGCAAGTGAGAGGGATGGAATGGACAGTTCGCACAGAAAAAGATGAAGAGACGGTTGAGAAGGGTGAAGTGGTAACTATTGTGAAGGTACAAGGCGTGAAGTTGATTGTAAAGCGCCGAAAGGAGGAGATTTTATGA
- a CDS encoding SPFH domain-containing protein, which translates to MILLLIFIVLVLVVAASCVKIVPQAHAVILERLGAYQSTWGVGIHFKIPFIERIAKKVNLKEQVVDFPPQPVITKDNVTMQIDTVVFFQITDPKLFAYGVENPIMAIENLSATTLRNIIGDMELDETLTSRETINTKMRASLDVATDPWGIKVNRVELKNIMPPAAIQDAMEKQMKAERERREAILIAEGEKHSTILVAEGKKQSAILDAEAEKQAAILRAEAEKEKMIREAEGQAEAILKVQQATADGLRMIRQAGADEAVLTLKSLETFEKVADGRSTKIIIPSEIQGLAGLATSLKEVMKSDDQAAN; encoded by the coding sequence ATGATTTTGTTACTGATTTTCATTGTTTTGGTCTTGGTAGTGGCGGCATCCTGCGTCAAAATTGTACCCCAGGCACATGCAGTGATTTTGGAACGCTTGGGTGCTTACCAATCTACTTGGGGAGTAGGGATTCATTTTAAAATACCTTTTATCGAGAGAATTGCCAAGAAAGTAAACCTGAAAGAACAGGTAGTGGATTTCCCACCTCAGCCTGTGATTACGAAAGATAATGTTACGATGCAGATTGACACGGTGGTTTTCTTTCAGATTACAGATCCTAAGCTCTTTGCTTATGGGGTGGAAAATCCAATCATGGCGATAGAGAACCTCTCTGCCACGACGCTGCGTAATATTATCGGTGACATGGAGTTGGATGAAACTTTGACTTCCAGGGAGACGATCAACACGAAGATGAGAGCTTCCTTGGATGTGGCTACAGACCCGTGGGGAATTAAAGTCAATCGCGTGGAGCTCAAGAATATCATGCCGCCGGCGGCAATACAGGACGCTATGGAAAAACAGATGAAGGCGGAACGAGAAAGAAGAGAGGCGATTCTGATTGCAGAGGGCGAGAAGCATTCCACAATCTTAGTTGCCGAGGGAAAGAAACAGTCAGCGATCTTGGATGCGGAGGCTGAGAAACAGGCGGCGATTCTGAGGGCAGAGGCTGAAAAGGAAAAAATGATACGGGAGGCAGAAGGCCAGGCTGAAGCGATCTTAAAGGTGCAGCAGGCGACAGCGGATGGACTACGCATGATACGTCAGGCGGGAGCAGATGAAGCGGTGCTGACCTTGAAGAGTTTGGAGACTTTTGAAAAGGTGGCTGATGGAAGATCTACAAAAATTATTATTCCTTCAGAGATACAGGGACTCGCTGGACTTGCGACTTCTCTGAAAGAAGTGATGAAGAGTGACGATCAAGCGGCAAATTAG
- a CDS encoding patatin-like phospholipase family protein: MKPVLDLEREYGVVLEGGGAKGAYQIGVWKALREAGVKIKGISGTSVGAINGALMCMGDLKKAEHIWENISYSKIMDVDDTLMKEFFDGILTLRETVNLFFQKVKEGGMDITPLKKLIEDSIDVNEISHSPVEFYLKTFSLDEMKELDVDVRQLDPALIPDMLLASAYIFPVFKNEKLHGKTYMDGGIIDNVPLDCLVKREYKDILLIRIFGIGRYKPVKIPDGTTVTTIEPRVDLGNIIDFDSEKSKRNMVIGYFDGLRAVYGLGGRIYYLDEQEEETDYLMYLASLRNEKESLRKFIEKELPKIASELRLTDWDYRELCLSVLEATAKLCRVPKYRVYTVKDLLREIKKRVETLENTESFPDFAQRVINVTVSSNL; encoded by the coding sequence GTGAAGCCTGTCTTAGATTTGGAGAGGGAATACGGAGTGGTCTTGGAAGGTGGAGGCGCTAAAGGAGCCTACCAGATCGGTGTATGGAAAGCGCTTCGGGAGGCCGGAGTGAAAATAAAAGGAATTTCTGGAACCAGTGTGGGGGCGATTAATGGCGCATTGATGTGCATGGGAGATCTGAAAAAGGCCGAACACATTTGGGAAAATATTTCTTATTCGAAGATCATGGATGTGGACGATACCCTGATGAAAGAATTTTTTGATGGAATATTGACGCTTCGGGAAACCGTAAACTTATTTTTTCAAAAGGTAAAAGAGGGCGGCATGGATATTACTCCTCTGAAAAAGCTTATAGAAGATTCTATTGATGTGAACGAGATTTCACATTCGCCGGTGGAATTTTATTTAAAGACATTTAGTTTGGATGAGATGAAGGAACTGGACGTGGATGTAAGACAGCTGGACCCTGCTCTGATACCGGATATGCTGTTGGCCAGCGCTTACATCTTTCCAGTGTTCAAAAATGAGAAACTTCACGGAAAAACCTATATGGACGGCGGCATTATTGATAATGTGCCATTGGACTGTCTGGTTAAAAGAGAATATAAGGATATTTTGTTGATTCGCATTTTTGGAATTGGTAGATATAAACCGGTTAAAATACCGGATGGAACAACCGTAACGACGATTGAACCTAGGGTTGATCTGGGAAATATTATTGATTTTGACTCTGAGAAAAGCAAACGCAATATGGTGATCGGATATTTTGACGGTCTCAGAGCGGTCTACGGACTTGGAGGACGGATTTATTATCTTGATGAGCAGGAAGAAGAGACGGATTATTTGATGTATCTGGCAAGTCTGAGGAACGAGAAGGAATCACTTAGAAAATTTATTGAGAAGGAACTCCCTAAGATAGCTTCAGAACTGAGGCTGACAGACTGGGATTACAGAGAGCTCTGCCTGTCTGTTTTAGAGGCTACAGCGAAGCTTTGCAGAGTTCCAAAGTATCGCGTTTATACAGTGAAAGACTTGTTAAGGGAGATCAAAAAGAGAGTAGAGACCTTGGAGAACACAGAGAGTTTTCCAGATTTTGCACAGAGAGTAATCAATGTTACTGTGAGCAGTAATTTATAA
- the argF gene encoding ornithine carbamoyltransferase — MNLKGRNFLTLKDYSPEEIVYLLDLAANLKAKKKAGIPMDCHRGKNIALIFEKTSTRTRCSFEVAAHDLGIGTTYLDPKSSQIGKKESIADTARVLGSMFEGIEYRGFGQEIVEELAKYAGVPVWNGLTNEYHPTQMLADLLTIRENFGRLKGIKLVYMGDARYNMGNSLMIACAKMGMHFVACTSKEYFPNSELIQICEGYAKDSGATLTFTENVEEGTKDADVIYTDVWVSMGEPDEVWEKRIKELTPYKVTKKVMENAAEEAIFLHCLPAFHDLKTEIGKEMGERFQLAELEVTDEVFESEQSKVFQEAENRMHTIKAVILATLGEPDEN, encoded by the coding sequence ATGAACTTAAAAGGACGTAATTTTTTGACATTGAAGGACTATTCACCAGAAGAGATTGTTTATCTGTTGGATTTGGCGGCAAATCTAAAGGCAAAGAAAAAAGCTGGAATTCCTATGGACTGTCATAGAGGAAAAAATATAGCGTTGATTTTCGAGAAGACCAGTACGAGAACTCGTTGTTCCTTTGAGGTGGCTGCTCATGATCTGGGAATAGGGACTACCTATTTGGACCCGAAAAGCTCTCAGATCGGAAAGAAAGAGAGTATTGCGGATACGGCCAGAGTGTTGGGAAGTATGTTCGAAGGAATCGAGTACCGTGGCTTTGGCCAGGAAATCGTGGAAGAACTGGCGAAATATGCGGGAGTGCCGGTGTGGAATGGGCTGACGAATGAGTATCATCCGACACAGATGTTGGCAGATCTTTTGACAATCCGAGAGAATTTTGGGCGTTTGAAGGGTATTAAACTGGTGTATATGGGAGATGCCCGTTATAATATGGGAAACTCTCTGATGATTGCCTGTGCGAAGATGGGTATGCATTTTGTGGCCTGCACCAGCAAAGAATATTTTCCAAATTCCGAACTGATTCAGATTTGTGAAGGATATGCGAAGGATAGTGGAGCCACTCTGACTTTCACAGAGAATGTAGAAGAGGGTACGAAAGACGCAGACGTGATCTATACGGATGTCTGGGTATCTATGGGTGAGCCGGACGAGGTGTGGGAGAAGAGAATCAAAGAGCTGACGCCTTATAAAGTGACGAAAAAAGTTATGGAAAACGCAGCAGAGGAAGCGATTTTCCTTCACTGCCTTCCAGCTTTCCATGATTTAAAAACAGAGATTGGAAAAGAAATGGGAGAGAGATTCCAACTGGCAGAGTTAGAAGTAACAGATGAAGTTTTTGAGTCTGAACAGTCGAAAGTTTTCCAGGAAGCAGAGAACCGGATGCACACGATTAAGGCTGTAATTTTGGCTACGTTGGGAGAACCGGATGAAAACTGA
- a CDS encoding biotin--[acetyl-CoA-carboxylase] ligase — protein sequence MKTELLKILRETDDYVSGQELCDRLGVSRTAIWKRIKKLQEEGYVIEAVQNRGYHLIELPDLMKTDEVRSWLSSKWLGKELYYQESVDSTNTWAKKLAEEGAPNGTVVLADEQTAGKGRRGRTWKNPKGANIAATFLLRPQFMPEAAPMLTLVMGLSVAQICREMGLDAWIKWPNDVVVSGKKICGILTEMSAQVDYVNYVVIGAGINVNLSVLPPELKEIATSFYLEKKEVFPRAQIIARVIEVFEENYEIYTKTNDLSQLAETYNQMLINHGRQVKVLDPSGEFAGVSGGIDRSGRLSVKKEDGTVVKVMAGEVSVRGLYGYV from the coding sequence ATGAAAACTGAATTGCTGAAGATATTAAGGGAGACAGACGATTATGTCTCAGGGCAGGAACTGTGTGATCGTCTGGGCGTCTCTCGAACGGCTATCTGGAAGCGGATAAAAAAACTTCAGGAAGAGGGCTATGTGATTGAGGCGGTACAGAACAGAGGGTATCACTTGATAGAACTGCCAGATTTGATGAAAACAGATGAGGTGAGAAGCTGGCTTTCCTCCAAATGGCTGGGAAAGGAGCTTTATTATCAGGAGTCGGTGGATTCCACGAATACCTGGGCTAAGAAACTGGCCGAGGAGGGGGCACCCAATGGTACTGTAGTACTGGCTGACGAGCAGACGGCCGGCAAGGGGAGGAGAGGACGGACTTGGAAAAATCCTAAGGGAGCCAATATCGCCGCGACTTTTTTGCTGCGGCCCCAATTTATGCCGGAGGCAGCTCCTATGCTGACTCTGGTTATGGGGCTGTCCGTAGCCCAGATATGCAGAGAGATGGGACTGGATGCCTGGATTAAATGGCCCAATGACGTCGTGGTTTCTGGAAAAAAGATCTGTGGAATTCTCACGGAGATGAGCGCCCAAGTGGATTATGTGAATTATGTGGTGATTGGCGCGGGAATTAATGTGAACCTAAGTGTTTTGCCTCCTGAGTTAAAAGAGATTGCGACTTCTTTCTATCTAGAAAAGAAAGAAGTTTTTCCCAGAGCTCAGATTATCGCTAGAGTCATAGAGGTATTCGAGGAAAACTATGAAATTTATACGAAGACCAATGATCTTAGTCAATTGGCAGAAACGTATAATCAAATGTTAATTAACCATGGACGCCAGGTGAAGGTCTTAGATCCCAGCGGAGAGTTTGCAGGGGTATCCGGAGGAATTGACCGAAGTGGACGCCTTTCAGTGAAAAAAGAAGATGGAACCGTAGTGAAGGTGATGGCTGGAGAGGTCTCAGTGCGAGGACTTTATGGCTATGTATAG
- a CDS encoding DUF6145 family protein produces MYQENVVLCGASAYEQKFYFNPDFQALPEQIRQELQIMCVLFTEDVGGILTLEFTETGELEFKVEALEADAFFDEIGSALKIKQIQREKREFLESLELYYRVFFLGEEADSEEVE; encoded by the coding sequence ATGTATCAGGAAAATGTTGTGCTTTGCGGGGCCAGCGCTTATGAACAGAAATTCTATTTTAACCCGGATTTTCAGGCACTGCCGGAACAGATCAGGCAGGAATTGCAGATTATGTGCGTTTTGTTTACAGAAGATGTCGGCGGGATATTGACTTTGGAATTTACGGAAACCGGAGAATTGGAATTCAAGGTGGAAGCTTTGGAGGCGGATGCTTTTTTCGATGAGATTGGAAGCGCATTGAAGATTAAACAGATACAGCGGGAGAAGAGGGAATTTTTGGAGTCTCTGGAATTGTACTATAGAGTTTTCTTCCTTGGGGAAGAAGCGGACAGCGAGGAAGTGGAATGA